A genomic stretch from Vibrio algarum includes:
- a CDS encoding efflux RND transporter periplasmic adaptor subunit, with amino-acid sequence MLSAEEQSSKGNMAEEPEALLAKVEFQTFEAVLTAKKIDLYGRTAPDRQAKLGAEVAGRVVTLMVRKGDEVKKDQSIAQIDKADLEIQLERARANLSVKEKEFKASKSLKSKGLQGEVAYSTAQANLVEARALVKKAQLNLRNTQIRAPFDGIVDELLIELGDYVGVGDPVATVIDLNVLVIEADVSERHVQNLKVNQKAQIRLIGGEKIEGTLRYISRVSSNATNTFPIEVEIPNPDQKIPAGVSAEVELNLEMQKAIKVSPAMLALDEGGNLGVKTLKDNVVHFVPIQLVKAEQDGVWLTGLGFSVDIITIGQGFVRDGDSVIAVKHESENQ; translated from the coding sequence ATGTTAAGTGCTGAGGAACAGTCCTCAAAAGGCAACATGGCAGAAGAGCCTGAAGCGTTGTTGGCCAAAGTCGAATTTCAAACGTTTGAAGCAGTGTTGACGGCAAAAAAAATAGACTTGTATGGAAGAACTGCGCCAGATAGGCAAGCTAAATTAGGTGCAGAAGTTGCTGGTCGTGTAGTGACTTTGATGGTGAGAAAGGGCGATGAAGTTAAAAAAGATCAATCTATCGCCCAAATAGATAAGGCCGATTTAGAAATTCAGCTTGAAAGAGCAAGAGCCAATTTGTCGGTTAAAGAGAAAGAATTCAAAGCCTCTAAATCATTAAAGAGCAAAGGATTACAGGGTGAAGTTGCTTATAGTACCGCCCAAGCCAATCTGGTTGAAGCAAGAGCGTTAGTTAAAAAAGCTCAGCTTAACCTTCGTAACACTCAAATTAGAGCCCCATTTGATGGAATCGTAGACGAACTCCTCATTGAGCTCGGTGATTATGTTGGTGTTGGTGATCCTGTCGCTACGGTTATCGATCTAAATGTCTTGGTTATCGAAGCCGATGTCAGCGAACGTCATGTTCAAAACCTGAAAGTAAACCAAAAAGCACAGATCAGATTAATTGGTGGGGAAAAAATTGAGGGTACGCTTAGGTATATTTCTAGGGTTTCTTCTAATGCCACCAATACTTTCCCAATTGAAGTAGAAATACCTAACCCCGACCAGAAAATACCAGCGGGAGTCAGTGCAGAGGTTGAACTGAACCTTGAGATGCAAAAAGCGATTAAGGTATCCCCTGCGATGCTAGCGCTTGATGAAGGTGGTAATTTGGGTGTGAAAACCCTTAAAGATAACGTCGTTCATTTTGTTCCCATTCAACTTGTTAAAGCGGAGCAAGATGGCGTTTGGTTAACGGGCTTGGGTTTCAGCGTTGATATTATAACGATCGGTCAAGGTTTTGTGAGAGATGGTGATTCGGTTATTGCTGTGAAACACGAATCAGAAAACCAATAG
- the erpA gene encoding iron-sulfur cluster insertion protein ErpA → MSELNVPLSFSDAAAIRVKTLIEEEENPELKLRVYITGGGCSGFQYGFTFDEKVNDGDTTIINSGVTLVVDPMSLQYLIGGVVDYTEGLEGSRFFVNNPNATTTCGCGASFSV, encoded by the coding sequence GTGAGCGAATTAAATGTACCATTATCTTTTTCTGATGCGGCAGCAATAAGAGTAAAAACGCTGATCGAAGAAGAAGAGAACCCAGAATTAAAATTGCGTGTGTATATTACTGGTGGAGGCTGTAGTGGCTTTCAGTATGGCTTCACTTTTGATGAAAAAGTGAATGATGGCGATACGACCATTATTAATAGTGGTGTCACACTCGTCGTAGATCCTATGAGCTTACAATATCTGATAGGTGGTGTTGTGGATTATACCGAAGGTCTTGAAGGGTCTCGCTTTTTTGTCAATAACCCTAATGCAACGACAACATGTGGCTGCGGAGCATCTTTCAGCGTCTAG
- the hemL gene encoding glutamate-1-semialdehyde 2,1-aminomutase: MTKSAKLYQKAQQIIPGGVNSPVRAFNGVGGSPVFIEKADGPLIIDADGKSYIDYVGSWGPMILGHNHPVIRDAVIEAAHRGLSFGAPTEVEVEMAELVSKIVPSMEQLRMVNSGTEATMSAIRLARGFTGRDKILKFEGCYHGHADSLLVKAGSGALTLGQPSSPGVPADFAKYTLTATFNNLDSVQALFDANKGEIACIIVEPVAGNMNCIPPIEGFHEGLRDICDKEGALLIFDEVMTGFRVAQGCAQAYYNIKPDLTCLGKVIGGGMPVGAFGGRKDVMQHIAPTGPVYQAGTLSGNPIAMAAGLACLKTLTAEGNEAALAAKTKQLADGFKALADKHNIPLLVSQVGGMFGFFFTDQEKVTCYEEVAKCDVERFKNFFHLMLEEGVYLAPSAFEASFTSLAHGEKEIEATLEAADRSFAKLA, translated from the coding sequence ATGACCAAATCAGCAAAACTCTATCAAAAGGCGCAACAAATCATTCCTGGTGGCGTGAACTCTCCCGTTCGTGCATTCAACGGTGTTGGCGGCTCTCCAGTATTTATAGAAAAAGCAGATGGCCCTTTGATTATTGATGCAGATGGTAAATCTTATATCGACTACGTTGGTTCTTGGGGCCCTATGATTCTAGGTCACAACCATCCTGTCATTCGCGATGCGGTTATCGAAGCTGCCCATAGAGGGCTGAGTTTTGGTGCTCCTACCGAAGTGGAAGTTGAAATGGCCGAGCTAGTATCCAAAATAGTTCCGTCTATGGAACAGCTCCGTATGGTGAACTCCGGCACAGAAGCCACGATGAGTGCAATACGCTTGGCTCGAGGATTCACAGGTAGAGACAAGATACTCAAATTCGAGGGTTGTTATCACGGTCACGCCGACAGCCTACTGGTTAAAGCTGGCTCAGGTGCGCTAACTTTAGGCCAACCAAGCTCACCAGGCGTACCAGCAGATTTCGCAAAATATACATTAACCGCAACATTTAATAACCTTGACTCTGTTCAAGCGCTTTTTGATGCGAATAAAGGTGAAATAGCGTGCATCATCGTAGAGCCAGTCGCAGGCAACATGAACTGCATTCCACCGATAGAAGGCTTTCATGAAGGTCTTCGCGACATCTGCGACAAAGAAGGTGCATTGCTCATTTTTGATGAAGTAATGACGGGCTTTAGGGTTGCACAAGGTTGTGCTCAGGCATATTACAACATTAAACCGGACTTAACTTGTCTGGGTAAAGTCATCGGCGGTGGCATGCCAGTTGGTGCATTTGGTGGCCGCAAAGATGTTATGCAGCACATCGCCCCGACTGGACCTGTTTATCAAGCTGGTACCTTATCAGGTAACCCAATAGCAATGGCTGCTGGCCTAGCTTGTTTAAAAACACTCACAGCGGAAGGAAATGAAGCCGCTCTAGCAGCAAAAACTAAACAACTTGCCGATGGATTTAAAGCACTAGCCGACAAACACAATATCCCACTGCTTGTTTCTCAAGTCGGAGGAATGTTTGGTTTCTTTTTCACAGACCAAGAAAAAGTAACCTGTTATGAAGAAGTTGCCAAATGCGATGTTGAACGCTTTAAAAACTTCTTCCACTTAATGCTAGAAGAAGGTGTTTACCTTGCGCCTTCAGCATTTGAGGCTAGCTTTACTTCCCTTGCTCATGGTGAAAAAGAGATTGAAGCGACCTTAGAAGCCGCCGATCGTAGCTTTGCTAAACTCGCTTAA
- a CDS encoding AI-2E family transporter, whose translation MPEKLRISSSHWVLIAALLVAGYACYLLVAPYMNSIVMAFIISLLMFPLHEWIEKKIPKHNNLASLLSCVVLTFIIVIPLLAVFAAIVQQGSSATQQIYHWVTGGGIQEFFKLPWIVKALDFVNEYLPFETIDPQQIAQKIGQLATTFGSNLVAISAKILGDATNFLMDFMLMLFVLFFLLRDHDKIILAMRHILPLSRSQEDKLLEEVEKVSKSAVLGSFLTAIAQGFAGGIGMWLCGFPGLFWGTMFGFASFIPVVGTALIWIPATLYLFVIGETNWAIFLAVWSIALVGSIDNVLRPLLMQGSAGMNTLMIFFSLLGGIQLFGLIGLIYGPIIFAVTIVLFNIYEEEFHGFLKNQDKS comes from the coding sequence GTGCCAGAAAAACTCCGAATATCCTCAAGTCATTGGGTGCTGATCGCTGCTTTATTAGTTGCCGGTTATGCTTGCTACCTACTCGTTGCACCCTATATGAACTCTATCGTAATGGCTTTTATTATTTCGCTATTAATGTTTCCATTACATGAATGGATCGAGAAAAAGATCCCTAAACACAACAACCTTGCATCTTTATTATCATGCGTCGTACTAACGTTCATCATTGTTATTCCGTTACTTGCCGTATTTGCGGCTATTGTTCAGCAGGGCTCATCTGCCACCCAACAGATTTACCATTGGGTAACAGGTGGTGGTATACAAGAGTTCTTCAAATTACCTTGGATAGTAAAAGCGCTTGATTTTGTTAATGAATACTTGCCATTTGAAACGATCGACCCTCAACAAATTGCACAAAAGATTGGACAACTAGCAACGACGTTCGGCAGTAACCTTGTTGCCATTAGTGCAAAGATATTAGGGGACGCTACCAACTTCTTGATGGATTTCATGCTGATGTTATTTGTCTTGTTCTTCCTACTAAGAGATCACGATAAGATAATCCTCGCTATGCGCCATATTCTTCCACTTTCTCGTAGCCAAGAAGATAAGCTATTAGAAGAGGTCGAAAAAGTATCTAAATCTGCCGTTCTTGGCTCATTTCTAACGGCTATCGCTCAAGGCTTTGCTGGCGGAATTGGTATGTGGCTTTGTGGCTTTCCGGGCCTTTTCTGGGGAACAATGTTTGGTTTCGCTTCTTTCATACCGGTTGTCGGCACAGCGCTTATCTGGATCCCTGCGACTCTTTATCTGTTCGTTATAGGGGAGACTAACTGGGCAATATTCTTGGCGGTTTGGTCGATAGCACTTGTTGGCTCAATTGATAACGTTCTGCGTCCACTGCTGATGCAAGGTAGCGCGGGAATGAATACCTTAATGATTTTCTTCTCACTTCTAGGCGGGATTCAATTATTTGGTTTGATTGGCTTAATATATGGACCGATTATTTTTGCTGTCACTATTGTTCTATTCAACATCTATGAAGAAGAGTTCCACGGATTTCTCAAGAACCAAGACAAAAGCTAG